attttgtttccttTGGAGAGTTTGTGAATCCTAATTAAAGGGAGTACCCTGCCAAAGCCAAGAGGACTTGGAGGAGTACTCTTGCTTACTGTTCTAGAGTACCCTGCCAAAGCTAAGAGGACTTAGAAGAGTACTCTTGCTTACCGTTTTACATCTGTCTGTGCAGGTGGAGGGAAAAACAGTGTTGAAATTTGCTCTCTGTTATGGTTTCCGGAACCTGCAGAACATTGTACGAAAACTTAAAAATGGGAAATGTGATTATCATTTCCTAGAAATTATGGCATGCCCTTCAGGTACCGTGTTTTTCCttcatcataaattttatttatttgttggtttttgtttgttatcaatattttttcacgAGGCCCATAAAATTGGTAGGTATTGAACTGAAAGAGAATGTTCATTGGTGCAGGTTGCTTAAATGGGGGAGGTCAAATTAAACCAAATTCAGGGCAATCTCCTAAAGAACTAAGTCAGTTGTTAGAATCAGTTTACATGGAAAATGTAAGTAGTATTATCTCAGAGAAgctagtattttaatttggacTCTTCTTTAAAAGTTTGACTTGCATAAGGATGCATAAGTGTTTGTCTGCATCTGCATTAGTGGGAGCATCGAAAGTCTGAACATTGCATGGATTCTTGTAGGACAAAATTACGAACAATTGTTAGTCTGTATCCCTATTGATGCTCTACCATATTTGCTTCATTGTCTCTAGGCGCTACAAATAATTTGTCATCGGTGATttgacccttttttttttgttaattgtggAACAGCTTTTGAATATTGAAAACTTTTTTTCCTGTTTAACTgtattagtaattaattatttcttgcGTCAAACATGTTAGTTTGTGAGTAGCGTCAGTGGAGTTTGTTGTACTGTTTTGCTCTTTTCTgctatcaaaattttaattagggaCTGATTATGTTTCTTCTATATATGATAGGTTTTGGTAGCATCACCATTTGACAATCCCATCATTAAAGGCTTATATGACAAGTGGCTTGAACAGCCTGGTTCTGTGAAAGCTAGGAGATACATGCACACACAATATCATCCTGTTGAAAAAAGCATTACTTCTCAGTTGCATAATTGGTGAGGTGTTGAAACTGAACTTTTCATATTGTTTATTCTCAAGGTCATTTTGTGGTATTACTATTAGGCGGAAGAGTACTTTAATCCTTTTGCTATGGCTCCTTGTGGATATGTTTGCATATTGGAGTCGTCCAATTTTGGTATTGAACAGATTTTTTTGATGTATATAGATCCTTGATCTGCACCCATTTAGATAGAAAGAATTATGCATTTTGTAATTTACCATCTGGACCTCGGCTTTGTTGTTCCTGCGGGTCCTCTATTATTTTTAGGATCTAGGTTCTCAATAAAATATTCCTTGATTACGTGTTGGTGTGAGTGACTGATTAGACGAGAGGACTAGAGTGACAGTGCAGTTGTCGGAGCACAAATTGTATGCTTTACATTTATGTACtcttaaatttgaatgaagCAACAAATATTTCTCTGATTTCCTTTGTTGTGGTTAATGCATGGTATGCGGCTAAATTGAGCGATGGTAACAACTAGCTgagataaaaaatttgaacaaGGAACAAATCATTGATGTTATTTACGCAAGTTGATGTTTTATTCTTCCATCATTTACTGATTTCGCTGCATCAGAACTttatctggttttgttcatacGATTCATTGCTGTTGCTCCGTTTTGGCAACCGTCAGAATTTCTGGATAACTATAGATCGCAAGAGCTAAAATCCATTAACTTGGAGATTAAAACTCACCATCCgagttcttttcttctttccatCTTTGACTGAAGTCTAGATACTAAAGCGCTGTTGTACTTACAAGATTCTTTTACTGATTTGTGGAAAATTAAACTAGCTGTATATGCTTTCAGTATAGAATTTCTTAAACAAGGATGCAAAAGTATTTATCTGGTAAGAGGTTATACCACTTCAAAATCCAAAAcccaacaaatattttaattgaaactcCTCAATGCCAGCAAACTTCATAATAATTGTTGAGTAAAAAAGATGTCAAACGTTCGGTCTCCGAAAGGCAGAAAAGCATTtcctcaataataataataataataatacgggCTCACATGAAATTAAAAGCACTGACTTTGCAAGCACTGATTTAAATGAAGGTGCCTCATTTGCAATTATCATGATGAATTGAAGGGTTGTAAGGAATGGGAATCAAGTGAAGGTTATTTTTCCTTCCAGCCTCAGCTCCAAATGCTTCCTCCATGTCAAGCTCCTCTGGTTTCATTCCTTGTGGGGGAGTTTCCAGTGGTAGAGCAATTTGGCTAGAGCAAACTCAACGCTGGCCATACCGAATGAAATACCCGGACACATTCTCCTTCCTGCCCCAAAAGGAATGTACTCAAAGTCTGTTCCTTTGAAATCAATAGATGCACCATGAAACCTTTCTGGTATAAAACTCTCTGCATCATGCTAGTGCTCAGGATCTCTTCCAATTGCCCATGCGTTCACTATGACTTTAGTCTTGATGGGTATATCGTATCCATAGATCCTGCATGCTTCTCTGCATTCTCTTGGAAGCAACAAAGGAGCTGGTGGGTGTAACCTTAAGGTCTCTCTTATTAATCCTTCAGGTAGTTAAGTTCTCCCATGTTGCTCTCACTGATTGCTTCTTTTCCTCAGAACGTTTGTCTGATCTCAGCTTGTGCCTTCTCCCTTCCTCCTGGATTTCTCATCATTTCTGACATTGCCCACTCTATTACTTTTGCTGAAGTATCGGTTCCAGCTGCAAATATGTCCTGCATAATTAATGTTGAATGTAGTTTCATATATATTTCACATTATAACAAGGACAGAAAAATGACATTGATCCATTAGCATACTTGTTTGAATAATACATGTGGATTCAACAAGATTTTCGTTCTTTTCTTCTCCCATGCCTTTATTTGCTTGATTCTCCTTTATGATCTTATCTAAGATCTTGTCAACCTTGTTATGCATCTTATCCAATTTGGCTTTCAACCCGGTTATGAAATGCATAGGTTTGAAAGAAGGAAACATATCCGCAAGATCGAAGCCATCTGCCACTTCTATTGTTTCCTTTACAATCGACAAAAATCCTTCACAATTTTCAGTAGTTATGTTACCAAACACTTCTACAAACAAAAGTACTTATGAAAGAGTTAATCATGCCGGTGAGATTGATTGGTGCACCTGCAGATGACTGAATTCTTTCTGAGTTTAGCTACCTCTTCTCTATTGGGGGAAAAAGACTGAACCTTCGTTGCACTTCCAACGtacatattttcttcatttgtcTCTAGTAATCACCATATGGAGCAAAAATGTCTACTAATCCATAGCCAATAATATCAGAAGCAAGAAATTTTGGCCTCTGAGCAAAAGCTAGATCATGTGTTTTCATTATTTCCATAGCAATGGGGATGATACAATCACTGCAGAAATCTCACCTAGTTGTAGGTGCATCAAGGGTCCATATTTTTGGGCTAATTCTCTGAAAGCACGATGAGGAAGTGAACTTGCTGCTTCTACTTGAAGCAGGTTCCCTATGATAGGTAACTTCCATGGCCCTGGTGGCAGTTTATGGAGACCCTTTTGCTTGTAGTTCTTTGCAAGCAAAAGCACTAAGAGTGAAAGGAAGAACTTTATGACTGCCAAGAAAAATTGGGCTTCCATGGTGTGAAGGGCATATCCAAATCCAATTGTTTGGGCATACAACCGACCCTCGTTCTTGACATCATCTActtgaatataattaaatacaaaaagaaaactgACTCTGTTCAATGCTTGACAGAACCAGTTTTCTTGTGCAAGGAATCGATCGATCCATATAAGGACGAACTTAGCTAAcacgataaaaaaatttactaatattttttttatccatagaaataaaaaaatttataataactcacacACACCCAATTCAACCAATCCATTGACTCTACCATACATAGTTGTGATTTGTGTGTATGCGTGTTTGTTGTGCTACGTTGATTAAGCTATACACAGACAACGAACAGCTGgcttaattttaagaatttctcAACTACGTTGCCTTACCAATGGTATATACAAAGATCCTCACCGACCGGCAAAAAATACTGGAGCGGTGAGTTTTGTTTGCGgtgagttttgttttgtttgttaacaaacgaaaacaataaaaacgacttacattatttatataacgatttttagacttaaatataattttaatctaataatttttatattcatgTTTGGTTACTTTCTAATTgagtaatttagtttttaaattttattatatgttaaaTTGGGGTCCTTCTTCTTCTGTTGGTTTGGCAATCAAAATTATCGACATTAGTCATCTTTTACTTGGCTGCCAAACTGATGTATATATGTAACCAACGACTTATAAAACATTTaacatatcaaaatattttttaaaaaataacacgtGATTCTAGTATATTAAAATACGTAGATTCTAAtatggatttaatttttttaaaaaaatattttaacatctattttaaaaaaaaattgacatgtgAAATGATTTCCACAtcattaattagttattttagtGATTAGTGCATGAAGTTAAGTTTTATCAAGAGTGACAACTTTTAACATCTAAAATTTACTGTCAAAATACTCCCTGGTGTTTGGTCATACTATTCACAACAGGTAATGTAGCATTATGCTAAGACATTTTGTAGAGTTTGGTCAATACTTTGTGGTTATAAATAACCTTTTAATACCTTTCTCCACATCAACCAAACAACTTGTATTGCGGTACCTTCTCTCATTTTTAACTCTAAAGCATTTTGCTCTTATTTGTTGTTAAAATTACAACGTATATATTTTGTCTTAATCTTACTTAAACTAAAAagaactttaatttttaaatgtttctaAAACTCAACTTTAGAGTTAATTAATTCCTTTCTTGTTCCCAATCAAAACTATATCATCCACAAATAATATACATTTAGGAATAATCTCTTGTACGTTCCTGAATAGCACACTCAAGACTAACTAGTAAAGACCCGATAATGAATCTTGATGTAAacttataattatattgtaGATCTCCATGacataaaactaaattatttatctgcaatttcaatttttgttctTAATCTATGCTtaaatcacttttatttttataattataaatagaaactTCAGAAACAGTACATATATATGTGGATAAGGGTATAAATTCATTTGATATTTTCATAAAACGACTTATGAGTTATGAGTGTGTACACTACTACAAATTTACCATGAGCAACTAATTAAGCTGTTCAAGCAAGATCCATGAGTTCATTGAGCACAAATGTGGCCGAGCCTTTTGGGTCACCATTTTCTACATTATGAGTTATTAATTCGACAAACTGactggaagaaaataaaaaaagaagaagaaagaagatagaTATAATGAGGAGAATTAAGAGAGTCAATTGACAATGAAATGATTAAGGGAATGATCATATGGAGAAGGCATCAAATACAGGTTGTTTTTCCTTCCCACTGCAGCTCCAAAGCCTTCAGTCATATCCAAGTCCTCTGGTTTCATTCCATTGGGGAGTTCCCAGTCAAAGTGATAGAGCAATGCAACAAGAGGAAGCTCAACATTAGCTATGCCAAGTAAAATGCCAGGACACATTCTCCTCCCTGCCCCAAAAGGAATGTACTCAAAATTACTCCCTTTAAAATCATTACTTGTGCCATCAAACCTCTCGGGTATAAACTTCTCCGCATCATACCAATGCTTGGGATCTCTTCCAAGTGCCCATGCATTTACAATCACTTTAGTCTTGATTGGTATTTCATATCCACCTATTTTGCATGGTTCCCTGCACTCTCTTGGAAGCAACAAGGGAACAGGAGGATGTAACCTCATTGTTTCTTTGATCACCGACTTCAAGTAGCTAAGTTCATATACATCACTCTCCCGAATTGTTTTCTTTCCCCTAAAGGCTTCTCTTATTTCGGCCTGTGCCTTTTTCATCACTCTTGGGTTTTTCATCAGCTCTGACATAGCCCATTCTAGTACTGTTGCTGAAGTATCAGTCCCAGCCCCGAATATGTCCTGCAATATATgtagtaaattataataaatgacTAGTCATACCATATGTTATCAGTTTTATCACATAAATCATATAAGTATATAACACAGTTCATGCCCATGTGTTTTTagaattaataatgatataacTAAGAATTTTATAATAGGTTTAGTGATTTGCTAACCCATATCACGGCTTTGATGTTGTTTATTGTGACTTGGATCTCGAGGCTTCCACTTTTTTGCACTCGCAAAAGAACATCAACAAGATTTTCTTCTGCTTCACCCTTGCCATGGTTTGATTGATGCTGGTTGATAATGTTTTCTAGAATCTTGTCCAGCTCTTTTTGCATGTCCTCCAATTTAGCTTTCATCCGAGTAATGAGATGAATAGGTTTCATAGAAGGGAACAAATCAGCAAGATCAAACCCTCCGGTGAGTTCCACTGCTTTCTTGAGCAAGGCCAAAAGTTTATCTTCATACTCAGATTTTTTACCAAAGGCCGCCCTTGAAATAAGGGTACTTAGCAAAAAGAAAACACTTTTAGAAACATTGACTGGTGAACCTGCACATGCACATAATTGAATGGATTGTATGAGCTTAGCCACCTCTTCTTCGCGAATGAAGGAGAAAGACTGAACCCTCTTGGCACTGAGAAGCTCTAGCGTACATATTTTCCTCATCTGTCTCCAGTAATCACCGTATGGAGCAAAGGCAATATCCGTTGAATCATAGGCCATGATTTTAGGACAAAGGAGTTCTGGCCTCTGCACAAAATTAAGATCATGAGTCTTCATTATCTCCTTGGCCATGTCAGAGGATGACACAACCACTGCAGAAATTTCACCAAGTTGAAGGTGCATCAGAGGCCCATATTTGCGTGATAGATTTTGAAGGGTGTGGTGTGGAAGTGTGCCTGCCCCTGCCAGTTGATGCAGGTTCCCTATTAGAGGCAACTTCCATGGCCCTGGGGGAAGCTTATGAACCACACTCCTTACTTTGATTTTCTGCTTGTAAATTCTTGCAAGCCAAAGCAGCAACAAGAGGAATGAAGTAAGAACCAGGAAGGAAGGTCTGAGTTCCATGGTATGAATGAAAGAGTAGAGTTTGAAACTCATGTTTCTGTATTCCAGTCTGCTCCCACAGCTTCCAGGAATATATCATCGATATAAAAAGAGATCAAGAAGATCGGGAAAGTAATTGATtagttacattaaaaaaaaaaaaaaaagttgccaTGCAGTAaacttaataattatataataatgagATGCTTTCAATTTTTCTATCCAAGATACCTCAACATTAGAAACAAAATCCTAGTGGGTTGGACAATTAATGCTTACACTGAACCACTATGATGACGATTTTTTAAATGAACACGTGATGACTTGATCAACATCAACATGATATAATGAGTTGGTCTTATGTTATATCAAAGTAAGTTATAAATTACAATTGCTATTAGTTCATTATAATATAATcgaaatagaaagaaaataaagtatgATTTTCTCATACAGGACAATGTTGACGTTGAAATTCTGCTTATAGGTGTATAGATCCTCTGCAGTCGTGCTGCCTCTGCAACAACTATCTCAGCCATTGGATTTAAATTAATggttattaaaattaagagtataaaaaatatacttaatatttaattatgaagGGTTGAGATGCTGCTGCAGGGGCTACAGACTATATAGATCGAGAATCTAAGTCCTTATATATAGGTGTAGAGGTACTATCTTCAATAAAActttggttaaattaatttgtagttTCATGAAGTATTTGAGAATTTTTAGTTAGGTCTTTTagcttaaatattaattatcacaTTATCTACTTAATGGAAGATGATAATCATAGTTACAATTTTAGCGGGCAACAAACATTAAATGTTTGaactaaattacaaattttatacaattgaaatactaaaatcatgaaattaaaatttggaagatCAAAAGTATGAATTGTGAATTATAGGAGTACAAAAGtgtaatttagaagaaaaaaaaggttaaattataattttaactccTCTTTAATTCTTAtctgcaattttatttttaaatttttcatgtgatttagtccctaaattttaaaagtctacaattttaatcaaatttttatcattatatatgtttttttattttttatatgttttagttAATTCaattatgattaataattaaatgttaatttctACCTTATCATAATACTAGCACATGATTAATCAACTGTTAAGTTAAAATGTCAACCTTATACGAAATCAagaattagacaaaaaaatacatttttctaaGAACTGAAGACTAAAAttgcaggaaaaaaaataatatcataaattaagaattaaaaaaattatagtttaaaaaatacttaaatttacttttagttcctataactttataaatatggaattttggttcttataaaaattcaattactCAATTGGTTctcgatgtttttaaaattgaataattttagtCCAATATTAGTCGGTCATTCAAAGTTAGACAGAAAATATTGGTGTGGTCGTTATTAATAATATGTGTCATTAATTTATCCATGcaagaaattaataatattaaaaataaaaaatgaaattttcttaaatacattttaaaatttgaaagaaagaacatCATGTATGCGtgtatcttaataaaaaaaaataaacaactttgtGACTTGACAAATATTAATGGTTAAATCTaccaaattttctttctttttaaccaTTCAAAGTTGGAGACTTGCGAGGGTCCCACGGTGGACTGGGGCATGTAAACACCACACGCTTGGAAGATAAGGtatcaaatcaaaatatcaaaaaatgaaGATATATAGAGTCGTATTGGTATCGCATCGAATAGACTTAGTTGAGTGTGGGAAGATGAGAAGTGTGAGCCTGAGACCAGAGCTTCACATTCCAATTTGTTCTTCAAACCCTCCATCATGTGTCAAACCCATCAAATTAGTGGTAGCATCATCGTATgggaaaaatttgaaaaatccaCCTTCCAAATTTGCAATCACTCTTAGAGAGCACAGAACAACTTTGGAGCATGCGGCGAGGTTGCCATTACTGAAACATGATTCCGGTATTGTGGTAATGGGAGCGGTGTGTGTGGTGGGGATATTGGCGGTGGTTCTGAGCGAGGAAAAGGCCTTGGCTTTGGGCCCAGAAGGCCCACTTGTGGAAGAGTTTTGGGACAACGTGAGGAGATATGGACTCTACGCTCTCACCGTCAGCACAGGTGCCCTTTACACCATCTTCCGCCCTATAGCAGAACTTCTCAAGAATCCCATTTCCGCAATTTTCATCCTTGCTCTTTTCGGGGGTTCAATCTTCATTGTTTCTCAAGTCCTCTCTGCCATGGTTGGTGTTTCTGAATTTTCTTACGACTTTGGATACTAGACTACCTCCAATTATATTATATGCAAAATAAACCCCTTTATTTATACGTTCTCATCTTATTATTACCGCTTGCTCCACTGCTTCCGGCTAGTCGGTAAAACCCAAAATAGTAGGGATTAGAAACTTTCTTTTACATGTTTTGTTTAGGCTGTTTAAGCATGGCAACGGGCTTGAACCCGTGGAGCTCAATGTCCCCATTTTAACAGAAAATCCGAAGGGTCGAGTTTGGGTTTTTCCCACGGTGTTCGAAGTCCGATCAGGAGTCACTCTCAAATCCACCCATATATATTGAAGCCCTGAAACGGATTTCTCAATTTTCACTCTCACTCACCAATACTACTCCGCCGCTTCTCCGTTCTCACTCCCCAAGACCTCAAGCCAGAACCCTCTCGCACCTCCCAGGCCAACATTATCGCACCTCCacgaccaacaacaacaaccttctCGTACTTTTCACTCCTCCAATGAACATCGTCAGCCTCGATCTCACATTTTTTTCCCGTTTCACGCTCATAGCTTAGTTTCTCCttctgttattttttctttaggGTTGGGATTGATTTCGAATTTGGGGGTGTAGGATTGTTggtattttctttcaaattttgttaatttaagtTGTGATGATTCTTGTTATGCACTTGGATTTGGATTGATTTCTTCAATTTGTCAATCCTATTTGGTTGgggtttttgtgtttttgtttttaaatcttTTCTTAGTACTGTTTAGTTTATGTTGTCATGAAAAATTACAttgttaacaaaattttataaatatgttgGGAGAGGGCATGGAGTAAATCTGTAATCTCGGGGGCGGGCAAAAACTGATCCCACCCGTCCCATCCGTTGTCATGCCTAGTTTTGTTAATGCCAAACCAAAATTTTCTCATGGATTAAAAAATCAGAACCGTGAATTCGTATGCATTTGTATCTAAAACTTTCATGCTAAATACAATTGCTCTTTTGATCAGTAActtcttattataaaatatagatacaagaaacatgatttatttaaagacCAATCCTATGCGGTTTGTGCACGAAGCAAAATTAGGCGGGTAAATTTTGTATTGGttcttcaataaaaataaagagagaaaaaactaCGAAATGAAGTAGGAATCACGCACGTGTCATTTGTGTACAGTTACGTCATAATCTTTGTAGTTTTTACTATTTTCATGTGTTTTAACGGAAACTGGAAATTCCAAAATAGATTAcaatcataacaaaattaaagaacagtTATGCATGTAAATACTATATTCACGAAAGAATTACTAAATGTTCCATTGCTAAGTAGATATGAAAGAGTAACCAGTAATTTGATTTAGAAAAGAATGCTATTACAATAAAAGGAAAGAGTCCCGATTATGTTTTCATAGCAACAACATTATTTGATAACTGAACCAAGAAGATATTTTAGTTGTGATGGATATTTTTAGAAAACTAGATTTTTGATAAATCAGGAACCCTGACAGAAGCTGATCTAAAATATTATGAACCATCTTAACCATAAACTTACCTAGTACGTCATGATTTTCAATATACATTTTAAACCTTGTCATCTGTATCATCTTTTATACACTGTTTGAGGTATTTCAAAGTGTTCCTGTAGGAACTATACTCTGTGTAAGCTACAAGGATATATGATGTTAGCCGCGTACACACATTACGGAGCATATCACGTGAGAGATGAAAGCGTGAGAGAGGAACGAACCTCAGCCACGTAACTATTATGAAGTCCGTGTCTTATGACTTATCCTATCCACTCTGTCTCAATTTTCATCTTAGAATATAGCTGTATTTAATATTAGCCTCTTctctcaacttgtgtttaagaAAATTCATTCAATTTGCAAGTTCATAATTCTTAAAACTAATTCAGACAACTTTTTTCCCTGCTATACCTTGTTTCTAAAAGAATGGCTACATTACTCAATTGTCATTATATATCAATATCAACTTAAATTCTTAAGTGGATGAAATTTATGACCTAATTAAAATCTAGGAAAGCATTGGAAGGTGCATCTTGTAAGAGTGATGATATATATAGCCCGGCTTAAAAAGCACCGGAGTGCCACATTTTGAATAAAAGAATTTCTTATACTTGAAatggaataaaaatttaaaatccaaaaatcgTTTCAAAGGAAAATTCCTCGAGC
This region of Glycine max cultivar Williams 82 chromosome 7, Glycine_max_v4.0, whole genome shotgun sequence genomic DNA includes:
- the LOC100794503 gene encoding cytochrome P450 71D8-like; this encodes MSFKLYSFIHTMELRPSFLVLTSFLLLLLWLARIYKQKIKVRSVVHKLPPGPWKLPLIGNLHQLAGAGTLPHHTLQNLSRKYGPLMHLQLGEISAVVVSSSDMAKEIMKTHDLNFVQRPELLCPKIMAYDSTDIAFAPYGDYWRQMRKICTLELLSAKRVQSFSFIREEEVAKLIQSIQLCACAGSPVNVSKSVFFLLSTLISRAAFGKKSEYEDKLLALLKKAVELTGGFDLADLFPSMKPIHLITRMKAKLEDMQKELDKILENIINQHQSNHGKGEAEENLVDVLLRVQKSGSLEIQVTINNIKAVIWDIFGAGTDTSATVLEWAMSELMKNPRVMKKAQAEIREAFRGKKTIRESDVYELSYLKSVIKETMRLHPPVPLLLPRECREPCKIGGYEIPIKTKVIVNAWALGRDPKHWYDAEKFIPERFDGTSNDFKGSNFEYIPFGAGRRMCPGILLGIANVELPLVALLYHFDWELPNGMKPEDLDMTEGFGAAVGRKNNLYLMPSPYDHSLNHFIVN
- the LOC100795024 gene encoding uncharacterized protein, translated to MKIYRVVLVSHRIDLVECGKMRSVSLRPELHIPICSSNPPSCVKPIKLVVASSYGKNLKNPPSKFAITLREHRTTLEHAARLPLLKHDSGIVVMGAVCVVGILAVVLSEEKALALGPEGPLVEEFWDNVRRYGLYALTVSTGALYTIFRPIAELLKNPISAIFILALFGGSIFIVSQVLSAMVGVSEFSYDFGY